A window of the Hordeum vulgare subsp. vulgare chromosome 5H, MorexV3_pseudomolecules_assembly, whole genome shotgun sequence genome harbors these coding sequences:
- the LOC123399917 gene encoding stellacyanin-like, which produces MASLLSLVLLLALLDTSRATNFEVGGDAEWVLPQAGDSNTYNHWASKKHFHVGDIVHFKYNQDSVMVVTEAGYNKCESSHPIFFSNNGNTEVRLDRPGPFYFISGVAGHCQVGQKLVIHVAGKDTPPSGPPSGAAPAGFGTAGAIVVFMAVILHVLVMRGI; this is translated from the exons atggcgagcctcctctccctcgtgctGCTCCTCGCGCTTCTCGACACGTCGCGTGCCACCAACTTCGAGGTCGGCGGGGACGCCGAGTGGGTCCTGCCGCAGGCCGGCGATTCCAACACCTACAACCATTGGGCGTCCAAGAAGCACTTCCACGTCGGCGACATCGTCC ATTTCAAGTACAATCAGGACTCGGTAATGGTGGTGACGGAGGCGGGCTACAACAAGTGCGAGTCGTCGCACCccatcttcttctccaacaacggCAATACCGAGGTGCGCCTGGACCGCCCCGGCCCCTTCTACTTCATCAGCGGTGTCGCCGGCCACTGCCAGGTCGGGCAGAAGCTGGTCATCCATGTCGCCGGCAAGGACACGCCACCGTCGGGGCCCCCCAGCGGCGCCGCGCCGGCCGGCTTTGGAACCGCCGGCGCCATTGTTGTCTTCATGGCGGTGATCTTGCATGTTCTTGTTATGCGCGGTATTTGA
- the LOC123395234 gene encoding uncharacterized protein LOC123395234: protein MDANWRPTQGSDPAAAAVGDWRAQLQPEERSRVVNQILDAMMKNPPVSVPGRLNQLQMIAEAIEDKFYAQATNHSDYVRKISLKLVSIETNGQQAHGNAQVIPNQNDSDGKQAHQMWIRMHRMIFHGVSSSTSAESSAETGDAGADYWQEEIYQMVKMLKDQYFAELSLLFNKMCVKLQHVESIIPLPIPSEQYDKLKRFTMMVERILRMLQISKASIQPYMRYSVPENEKRIIEILNAARKITQPQVKP from the exons ATGGACGCCAACTGGCGGCCCACCCAAGGGTcggaccccgccgccgccgccgttggcGATTGGCGCGCCCAGCTCCAGCCCGAGGAGCGCAGCAGGGTCGTCAATCAGAT ATTGGACGCTATGATGAAGAACCCGCCAGTATCTGTGCCAGGCAGACTCAACCAACTCCAAATGATTGCCGAGGCAATCGAAGACAAGTTCTACGCTCAAGCAACCAATCAC TCTGATTATGTGCGCAAGATTTCTCTGAAACTGGTCTCTATAGAGACCAACGGACAACAGGctcatggaaatgctcaagtgatTCCAAATCAAAACGACTCAG ATGGTAAGCAAGCACACCAGATGTGGATTCGGATGCATCGTATGATCTTTCACGGTGTTTCCTCTAGTA CATCTGCGGAGTCTAGTGCTGAAACTGGTGATGCAGGTGCAGATTATTGGCAAGAGGAGATATATCAAATG GTGAAGATGTTGAAGGACCAATACTTTGCAGAGCTCAGTCTACTGTTCAATAAGATGTGTGTGAAGCTACAGCATGTTGAGAGCATTATACCACTTCCAATCCCATCTGAGCAGTATGATAAACTGAAGCGATTTACAATGATGGTGGAACGTATATTACGAATGCTGCAAATTAGCAAGGCTAGTATCCAACCTTATATGAGGTACAGCGTTCCTGAAAACGAGAAACGAATTATCGAGATCTTGAATGCCGCGAGGAAGATAACGCAGCCACAAGTAAAGCCATAG
- the LOC123395235 gene encoding ruBisCO large subunit-binding protein subunit alpha yields the protein MATIPTTGSALLRGSAALQRDGRSTRGRPSSAARPLPGRRTRSVVRASAKDIAFDQASRSALQAGVEKLAAAVGVTLGPRGRNVVLDEFGSPKVVNDGVTIARAIELADPMENAGAALIREVASKTNDSAGDGTTTASVLAREIIKLGLLSVTSGANPVSIKKGIDKTVQSLVEELEKKSRPVKGSGDIKAIAAISAGNDDFIGTMIAEAINKVGPDGVLSIESSSSFETTVEVEEGMEIDRGYISPQFVTNSEKSVVEFENARVLVTDQKISSIKEILPLLEQTTQLRAPLLIIAEDVSGEALATLVVNKLRGILNVAAIKAPGFGERRKALLQDIAIVTGAEFQAKDLGQLIEQTTVEQLGIARKVTISGSSTTIIADVATKDEIQARVAQLKRELSQTDSTYDSEKLAERIAKLSGGVAVIKVGAATETELEDRKLRIEDAKNATFAAIEEGIVPGGGAAYVHLSTFVPAIKEKLDDPEERLGADIIQKALVAPASLIAHNAGVEGEVIVEKIKDSEWEFGYNAMTDKHENLVEAGVIDPAKVTRCALQNAASVAGMVLTTQAIVVEKPSKKAPAPAGMPQGMM from the exons ATGGCGACCATCCCCACCACCGGCTCCGCCCTCCTCCGGGGCTCCGCCGCCCTCCAg AGGGACGGGAGGTCAACCAGGGGCAGGCCGTCGTCGGCCGCCAGGCCCCTACCGGGGCGCCGGACGCGGTCTGTGGTGCGCGCCTCCGCCAAGGACATCGCCTTCGACCAGGCCTCGCGCTCCGCTCTCCAGGCCGGCGTCGagaagctcgccgccgccgtcggcgtCACCCTCGGCCCCAGAG GaaggaatgttgttttggatGAGTTTGGCAGCCCCAAAGTGGTTAACGACGGAGTTACAATCGCCAGGGCTATTGAGCTTGCTGATCCCATGGAGAATGCTGGTGCTGCTCTAATTCGTGAA GTTGCTAGCAAGACAAACGACTCGGCTGGTGATGGGACCACGACAGCATCTGTTCTCGCTCGTGAGATCATTAAACTTGGATTGCTGAGTGTCACCTCAGGGGCAAATCCAGTATCAATTAAGAAGGGCATAGATAAGACTGTGCAGAGTTTAGTTGAGGAACTCGAGAAGAAGTCGAGGCCTGTGAAGGGCAGTGGGGACATTAAAG CTATTGCTGCCATATCTGCTGGAAACGATGACTTTATTGGGACCATGATCGCGGAGGCTATTAACAAAGTTGGCCCTGATGGTGTCCTCTCGATCGAGTCATCATCGTCGTTTGAGACCACAGTTGAAGTTGAAGAAGGAATGGAG ATTGATAGAGGGTATATCTCTCCGCAGTTTGTCACAAACTCTGAGAAATCAGTTGTTGAGTTTGAAAATGCTCGAGTTCTTGTCACTGATCAGAAGATTTCCTCAATTAAAGAAATCCTTCCTTTGTTGGAGCAAACTACGCAGTTGAGAGCACCACTTCTCATAATTGCGGAGGATGTATCTGGTGAGGCTTTGGCAACTCTGGTTGTCAACAAGCTTAGAGGAATTCTGAATGTAGCTGCGATTAAGGCTCCTGGTTTTGGTGAAAGGCGCAAGGCTCTCCTTCAGGACATTGCCATTGTTACAG GTGCTGAATTTCAAGCCAAAGATCTTGGCCAACTGATCGAGCAGACAACAGTGGAACAGCTTGGCATAGCCAGGAAGGTGACAATCTCCGGGTCATCCACAACCATAATAGCTGATGTTGCCACCAAGGATGAGATCCAGGCTAGAGTTGCACAACTGAAGAGAGAGCTTTCTCAGACAGATTCGACATATGATTCTGAGAAGCTGGCAGAGAGAATAGCAAAGCTATCTGGCGGAGTTGCTGTCATCAAGGTTGGAGCTGCAACTGAGACGGAGCTTGAGGACCGAAAGCTCCGCATAGAGGATGCCAAGAATGCGACTTTCGCCGCCATTGAGGAAGGTATAGTACCTGGAGGTGGTGCGGCCTATGTTCACCTGTCAACGTTCGTACCAGCCATCAAGGAGAAGCTGGATGACCCCGAGGAGCGACTCGGTGCTGATATCATTCAGAAG GCTCTAGTGGCACCCGCATCGTTGATCGCGCACAACGCTGGAGTTGAAGGGGAGGTGATTGTGGAGAAAATCAAGGACAGTGAGTGGGAGTTTGGCTACAACGCGATGACCGACAAGCACGAGAACCTGGTTGAGGCTGGCGTCATCGACCCTGCGAAGGTGACGAGGTGTGCCCTGCAGAACGCGGCGTCCGTGGCCGGAATGGTCCTGACCACCCAGGCGATCGTCGTGGAGAAGCCGAGCAAGAAGGCCCCCGCACCAGCCGGGATGCCCCAGGGCATGATGTAG